From a single Alkalihalophilus pseudofirmus genomic region:
- a CDS encoding universal stress protein, whose amino-acid sequence MYRNILLAADGSEHSFRAAKEARTLVDPKKGKVDIVYVVSGSSSRQDVLHHASKEEMDYARKEKVRGIAELFEDEGISCTIHVLRGEPGPTIVDFANKGEYECLVIGSRGLNNLQTMVLGSVSHKVAKRVECPVMIVK is encoded by the coding sequence ATGTATCGCAATATACTATTAGCTGCAGACGGTTCAGAGCACTCATTCAGAGCTGCGAAAGAGGCAAGAACATTAGTAGATCCTAAAAAGGGAAAAGTTGATATTGTCTATGTTGTAAGCGGTTCATCTTCTAGACAAGACGTTTTGCATCATGCGAGTAAAGAAGAAATGGACTATGCAAGGAAAGAGAAAGTTAGAGGGATCGCAGAGCTTTTTGAAGACGAAGGAATCTCGTGCACGATCCACGTTTTACGCGGAGAGCCGGGCCCGACAATCGTTGATTTTGCCAATAAAGGTGAATATGAGTGCTTGGTCATTGGCAGCCGCGGGTTAAATAACCTTCAGACCATGGTGCTCGGAAGCGTCAGCCACAAAGTGGCGAAGCGAGTGGAATGTCCGGTCATGATTGTGAAGTGA